One genomic region from Esox lucius isolate fEsoLuc1 chromosome 24, fEsoLuc1.pri, whole genome shotgun sequence encodes:
- the LOC117593994 gene encoding uncharacterized protein LOC117593994 → MIHVRCTEPQRIYELFKKYGLTCSNVWDSRTSLSATAPCTALCDHNMTTVKANRIAETDALDQEPEVSNFYHDMKCVRIQAKLNALKHRPYSTHHRSVVDAAQLPSASVDGTYSNETQPELVSVVLYYYDRMATLGDVIKADGRFVPDVQYSNPEEWSGDRYVLELEPDNNVTIMGTVLPASLSDERTRLEPYTCPYCLEDANAYLDCGHLCCVSCTRRAKKKKKDSVACGVCKQESTGHRALEIPQNFDSTCFACCKGKEWVTECGHLICVKCFIGRCPVCSNPVTTLKRVFMSY, encoded by the exons ATGATACATGTGCGATGCACTGAACCCCAGCGAATATACGAGCTGTTCAAGAAGTATGGCCTGACATGCTCCAATGTCTGGGATTCCAGAACCTCCCTGTCTGCCACGGCTCCTTGTACAGCACTGTGTGACCACAACATGACCACAGTTAAAGCGAACAGGATCGCGGAGACTGATGCCTTGGACCAGGAACCTGAGGTGTCCAATTTCTACCACGACATGAAATGCGTCCGAATACAAGCAAAGCTAAACGCGCTGAAACACAGACCCTACAGCACACATCACCGCAGCGTGGTAGATGCAGCACAACTGCCATCAGCCAGTGTTGACGGAACCTACTCGAACGAGACTCAGCCCGAGTTGGTATCAGTTGTCCTGTACTACTACGATCGAATGGCCACACTGGGAGATGTCATCAAGGCCGATGGTAGGTTCGTACCGGATGTCCAGTATTCGAATCCAGAAGAGTGGTCTGGGGATAGATATGTGTTAGAACTGGAACCAGACAACAACGTGACCATTATGG GCACGGTGCTCCCAGCCAGCTTGAGTGACGAGAGAACGCGTTTGGAACCGTACACGTGTCCCTACTGTCTCGAAGATGCAAACGCGTACCTTGACTGCGGACACTTGTGTTGTGTGTCCTGTACACGAAGAGctaagaagaagaagaaggattcTGTGGCCTGTGGTGTTTGCAAGCAAGAATCCACAGGCCACAGAGCCCTTGAAATACCACAGAACTTCGATTCTACATGCTTCGCATGCTGCAAAGGGAAAGAGTGGGTCACAGAATGTGGCCATTTAATATGTGTCAAATGCTTCATTGGACGCTGCCCTGTTTGTAGTAACCCGGTCACTACGCTTAAGAGGGTGTTCATGTCATATTAA